The Solirubrobacter pauli sequence GTCCGTGCCGGTCGAGGTGGGGCCGGGCGACGACGTCGTCGGCGCGACCGTCAACGCCGGCGGCCGGCTGGTCGTGCGCGCGTCGAAGGTCGGCGCGGACACCGCGCTGGCGCAGATCGCCCGGCTCGTCACCGACGCGCAGTCGGGCAAGGCGCCGGTCCAGCGGCTCGCGGACCGCGTCGCGGGCGTGTTCGTCCCGATCGTGATCGCGCTCGCAGTCGCCACCCTCGGCTTCTGGCTCGGCACCGGCGAGAGCGCGACGTTCGCGTTCACCGCCGCGGTCGCCGTCCTGATCATCGCCTGCCCGTGCGCCCTCGGCCTGGCGACCCCGGTCGCCCTGATGGTCGGCACGGGCCGGGGCGCCCAGCTCGGCCTGCTCATCAAGGGCCCGGAGGTCCTCGAGTCCACGCGGCGCGTCGACACGATCGTGCTCGACAAGACCGGCACGGTCACGACGGGCCGGATGACCCTCGTCGACGTCGCCGTCGACGGCGTGTCCCGTGACGAGGCGCTGCGCCTGATCGGCGCGCTCGAGAGCGCGTCCGAGCACCCGGTGGGCCGCGCGATCGCGGACGCCGCACGGTCGGACGCGCCGATCGTGGCCTTCTCCAACCGCGAGGGCCTCGGTGTCGAGGGCGTCGTCGAGGGGCGCGCCGTCGCCGCGGGGCGGCCGACCATGTTCGCCGCGCCGGTCCCCGCCGGTCCCCTCGCGGACGCGCTCGCCGACGCCACGGCCGCCGGCCGGACCGCCGTCGTCGGCGCCGTCGACGGGCGTCCCGTCGCGGTCTTCACGGTCGCGGACACGGTCAAGCCGACGTCGCGCGAGGCGGTCGACCGGCTGCGGGCGCTCGGGCTGCGGCCCGTGCTCCTGACCGGTGACAACGAGGCGACCGCGCGCGCCGTCGCCGCCGAGGTCGGGATCGACGAGGTGATCGCCGACGTCATGCCGGCCGACAAGGCCGACGTGGTCAAGCGCCTGCAGGACGAGGGCCGTGTGGTGGCGATGGTCGGCGACGGCGTCAACGACGCGCCCGCGCTGGCCCAGGCCGACCTCGGCCTGGCGATCGGCACCGGCACCGACGTGGCGATCGAGGCGTCCGACCTCACGCTCGTGTCCGGCGACCTGCGCGCCGCGCCCGACGCGATCCGCCTGTCCCGCGCGACCCTGCGCACGATCAAGCAGAACCTGGCCTGGGCGTTCGGCTACAACGTCGCGGCGATCCCGCTCGCGGCGGTCGGCCTTCTGAACCCGGTGATCGCCGGGGCGGCGATGGCGTTCTCGAGCGTCAGCGTCGTCGCCAACGCGCTGCGCCTGCGTCGCTTCCGCTGATGGACGACCGGCGCCGCGTCAAGGTCTCCAAGTACCTGTCCAAGCATCTGCGGCACGATCCTGAGCGGCTCGGCCTGACCCTCGCCCCCGGCGGCTGGGTCGGGGTCGACGAGCTGCTCAGGGCGTGCGGGGCCCACCGGTTCGCGGTCACCCGCGCGGAGCTCGACGAGGTCGTCGCCAAGAGCGAGAAGCAGCGGTTCGCGTTCGACGAGACCGGTGAGCGCATCCGCGCGAACCAGGGGCACAGCGTCGCGGTCGACCTGCAGCTCGAGCCGACCGCACCCCCGGAGCAGCTCTACCACGGCACCGGCGCGGGCTCGGTCGACTCGATCCTCGCGACCGGCCTGGAGCGCCGCGGACGCCACCACGTGCACCTGTCCGCGGACGCCGAGACCGCGCGGCGCGTCGGCATGCGCCACGGCCGGCCCGTCGTCCTCAGCGTCGCCGCGGGCGAGATGGCCCGCGCCGGCCACGCGTTCTTCGTCTCCACGAACGGCGTCTGGCTGGTCGATGCCGTGCCGCCGGCGTTCCTACGGCGCGCGTAGCCCGGCCAGCAGGACCGCGAGCATGCGCCGGGCGGCATCGGCGCCGCCGCCCTTGATCAGCGCGGCGTTGGCGAGCAGCCACGCGCCGACGTCGTCGCGCCCGAACTCCGGGCCGCCGGCGCGAGCCGCGTCGAGCAGGCGGGAGCACTCGTCGACCGCGGCGTCGCAGAGCGCGATCACCTCGGGCGAGCCGGGGTGGGCACGCGCGATCGCGTCGCTCAGCGCGGGGTTCGCGATCTGCATCTCGAGCAGCCCGTGCAGGTAGCGCTCGGCGCGCGTCCACGCGTCGTCGGCGCCGTCGGCGTCCTGGCGGACCTGCGCGAGGTTCGTCACCAGCAGCTCCGGGACGACCGCGTCGATCAACCCCTCCCGGGAGTCGAAGCGGTTGTAGAGCGTGCCGACGCTCACGCCGGCGCGCTTCGCGATCTCCTCCAGCGGTGAGTCGAGCCCCCGTTCGCGGAACACGTCGAGCGCCGCGGCCTTGAGGCGGTCGAGGTTGCGTTGGGCATCGGCTCGCACGACAAGTTGAGGATAGCCTCAAGTTCCTGCTACAAGTTGAGGCATGTCTCAAGTTATTGCCGTGTTCGGCGCGGGGCCTGGCCTCGGCGCGTCCGTCGCCCGCCGCTTCGGGCGGGAGGGCTACCGCGTCGCGCTCGTCGCGCGCCGCCTCGCGCCGCTGGAAGCGCTGGCGGCCGAGCTCGCGGAGGAGGGCATCGAAGCCGCGCCCTTCAGCGTCGACCTGACCGACCAGGCGGCGGCGCTGGTCACCTTGGAGGCGATCCACGCGCGCTTCGGCCGGATCGACGCGCTCTACTACGCCCCCGTGCCCGAGGGGGCGTTCATCGCCGCCCGCGACCTGCGCGCGGCCGACATCCGGCCGCTGGTCGAGCTTCTCGTCTTCACGCCGATCGAGCTCATCAACGCCGTCGTGCCGGAGCTGGTCGACCGCGGCAGCGGCGCGATCGTCGTCGGGCACGGGGCCAGCGCCGTCCACCCGCACCCTGGGATGAGCGGCCCGGGCGTCCCGATGGCCGCCACCCGCAACTACCTGCACAGCCTCAACGGCGAGCTGGCCGACGCCGGCGTCTACGTCGGCACGATCGCCATCCAGGCGATGATCGCCGGCAGCGCCGCGCACGCCGCCTTGACCAGCGGCGACCTCGACCTCGGCGGCGCCGACTTCCCCGTCGTGCAGCCGGCCGACCTGGCCGAGGCGGTCTGGGAGCTGGTCACCCGGCGCGACCGCGTGGAGCTCGTGCACCCCTGAGCGATGAATCCGGCGCGGATGTGCAGTCATATGCGGCATGACCGACATCACCGGCGTCGACTTCGTCGCCATCATGACCAAGGACCACGACGCCGCCGTCAAGTTCTACGGCGAGACGCTGGGCCTCCCGTTCGTCAAGCAGTGGGGCAACATGCCCGGCAGCGAGTTCCAGGCGGGGAACCTGACGCTCGCGGTCATGCAGCCGGACGCGTTCGGCTTCGAGTGGTCGCCGAGCAGCACGATGATCGCCCTGCAGGTCGACGACGTGGCCGCCGCGCGCAAACGGCTGGAGGACGCCGGCGTGCAGTTCCGCGGCGAGATCCTCGACTCAGGCGTCTGCCACCAGTCGTTCTTCGCCGACCCCGACGGGAACCCGCTGAACCTGCACCACCGCTACGCCCCTAAGTGATCCGGTCGGGCCGCGTGTAGACGTTCACGCCGCCACGCCGGGCGAACCCCGCGAGCGTCAACCCGCGGTCCTGCGCGAGGGAGACCGCCAGCGACGTGGGCGCGCCGACCCCGACGAGGATCGGCGCTCCCGCGACCGCGGCCTTCTGGACGAGCTCGAACGAGAGCCGGCCGCTGACGCACAGCACGTCGCCGTGCAGCGGCAGCGCGCCGTCGAGCAGCGCGCGGCCGATCACCTTGTCCATCGCGTTGTGGCGGCCGACGTCCTCGCGCACGCACAGCAGCTCGCCGTCCGGCGTGAAGCGGCCGGTCGCGTGCAGGCCGCCCGTGCGCTCGAAGCCCGGCTGGTGCAGGCGCTCCGGCAGGTCCGCGAGCAACGCGCGCGGGATCGTCGGCCCGGGCGGGAGCTCCGGGGCGTGGATCGCGACCTCCTCCAGCGCGCCCTTGCCGCAGACACCGCACGAGGACGTCGTGTAGAAGGAGCGCGCGGACGGGTCGCGCGTCAGCGGTCCGGTGACCTCGACGATGTTGCCCGCGAAGTCCTCGGTCGGCCCGGCGGCGCGCGGCCCGTCGATCAGGCCCTCCCCGTAGAGGAAGCCGAGCGCGAGCTCCTCGTCGTGACCGGGCGTGCGCATCGTCACGGCCAGCGGCGCGCCGTCGACGCGGATCTCGAGCGGCTCCTCGATCGCGACTTCGTCGTCCACACCGTCGTGTTCGACCGGGCGCGTCAAGGGGCCGCTCATGATCCAGAGGTCTAGCAGCGCGCTCCTAGGTCGACGGCAGGAAGCAGAGCCCGAACGTGTCCGGGTCCGCGATCAGGTCCGAGGCCTGGGCGGCGATGAACGCTCGCTGCTTGGCCGAGGGTGACGGCGCCACGAGGTCCTGCTTGGCCGCTCGGGCGGCCTTCGCGCCGCCGGTCAGCCGCAGGATGTCGACGCCGCGGGTGCGGTCGGCGGTGTAGATGTAGCCGTCGCGCAGGTAGGAGGCCCAGACGATGCCGTCGTCGGGCCGCCAGTACGCGAACTGCCGCGGGTTGGCCGGGTCCGAGATGTCCAGCAGCCGCGTGCCCTCGCCGTACCAGGCGTAGGTGACCGTGCTGCCGTCCACGTCGAAGTAGTGCGCCGAGCAGAAGTTCGCCAGCGGCGCGTACTGGCCCTCGAGCCGTGAGCCCTCCTGCCCGTACGGCGACCACGAGCCGACGACCGGCATCCGGAACTTGGTGGTCGGCGTCGACTTCCACGCCTCCCCGTTCAGACTGCCCTTGATCGACGCGATCGTGAACTTGCCCTGCTTGCTGCACGCCTCGGGCGCCGGGCCGAAGTCCTCCTCGGTCATCAGCAGCAGCTCACCCTTGCGGTAGCGGTCGTCGCCGCGCGGCGCGTCCTTGCCGATCGGGCGCCACGCGTTGTGCATGAAGCCGCCGTTGGAGTCGTTCGTGTGCTCCGGCCCGATGCCGCCGCCGCCGTACGGCACCGGCTTGAGCGCGGTCGCGTGGCGGTGGCGCCGCTCGAGCGGGTCGTAGTGGACGCCGTCGGTGTAGTAGCCGCGCGTGCCGCCGTCGCCCGAGACCCAGGCGATGCCGGCGTCGTCGACCTGGACGTCGTGCGAGTAGGCGGTCACGCCGTCGCGCCGGAACAGGTCCACGGGCTGCATCGGGAACGCCCGCGGACGCCGCGGATCGCTCAGGTCGGTGACGATGATCGGGCGGCCGCCGGTCCAGCCCAGCTCGGTCTGCTGACGCGTGGTCGAGGCGGGACCGCCGGTCCACAGCGCCCGGCAGCCGTTCACGCAGGTCGTCGTGTGGCCGGTCGGCAGCGGCTGGAAGGCGAGCAGGCGCAGCGCCTCCGGGTCCTTCGCGTCGACGATGTAGACGCCGGCGATGTTGGTCGCGCCGTTCGGGTCCGGCTCGCCCGGCTCGCGCGTGGTCGAGCCGGCGTAGGCCCGCGGGTCGCGCGACAGCAGGACCAGCTTGCGGTCCTGGTCGACGTCCATGTCCTCGTTCTGCCAGAACGTCGACCGTGGCGCCGACGTGTCCGGCGGCCCGAAGTCGACGTCCGGGTCGCCCTCGAGCTTGAGCCGCTCCGCCGACAGCTCGTCGAGCAGCTGCGGCTTGGCCGGGTTGCCGATGTCGTAGGACTTCAGACCGAACCGACCCGTTACGAGCATGACGGTGCGCTTCCCACGCCAGCCGTCGCGGTACTCGAGGAAGTTGATCGCCGTGGCGTTCTTGGCCTCGGTGATCTGCTTCACCAACTCGACGTTCTTCTGCGCGCCGAACGCGGGCGCCGCGAACACGAGTGACGCGCCGAGCGCGCCTAGAACCAGCCCTCTACCTCTCACGGATGCCCTCCCAGGATCCGGGGATATGAACCAGGCGGCGGAATCTACTTCATGCCGGTCTCATCTCCTCAGGGCTTGACATCCGGCTCATCTTGCGCTCGTCGACGTGGCGGCGCCGAGCGCCGGTCGGTGTGATGCGGCGGTAACGGCCGCGGTGGAACATCGGCGCATGACGCTCGAGAACCCGGCGGTGCCCTACGGCGACGCCTTCCTGCGCGCAAGTGCGCCCGACGGCCGGCTGCCCGACGCCGGCATGCCCGCGTCCGAGGCGCTGCGGCTGATCGAGTCCGAGATGGTGCTGGACGGCATCCCGGAGCGGAACCTCGCGACGTTCGTGACCACGTGGATGGAGCCGGAGGCGGTCCAGGTGGTGACGGACAACCTGGCCCGCAACTACATCGACCACGCCGAGTATCCGCAGACGGCGGAGATCGAGCAGCGCTGCGTGCGGATGCTGGGCGACCTGTTCCACGCGCCGGGCCCGACGACGGGCACGCGCACGCAGGGCTCGTCGGAGGCGATCATGCTCGGCGCGCTCTCGCTGAAGTGGCAGTGGCGCCGCCGCCGCGAGGCCGCCGGGCAGGCCGCCGACCGCCCGAACCTCGTCTTCGGCGCCGACGTGCACGTCGTCTGGGAGAAGTTCTGCCGCTACTTCGACGTCGAGCCGCGGATCATCCCCCTGCGACCCGACAAGCTCACGATCGGGCCCGAGGACGTCGAGCCACACGTCGACGAGCACACGATCGGCGTCGCCGCCGTGCTCGGGACGACGTTCACCGGCCACGCCGACGACATCGCCGGTATCGACGCGCTGCTCGGCCGGCTCCGCGCCGAGCGCGGCCTCGAGGTCCCGATGCACGTCGACGCCGCGAGCGGCGGCTTCGTCTGGCCGTTCCTGCACCCGGACACCCCGTGGGACTTCCGGCTCGCCAGCGTGCGCTCGATCAACGTCTCAGGCCACAAGTACGGGCTCGTCTACCCGGGCCTGGGCTGGCTCGTGTTCCGCACGCCCGAGGACCTGCCGGACGACCTCGTGTTCTACGAGAACTACCTCGGCAAGCGCGACGCCACCTTCACGCTGAACTTCTCCACGGGCGCGAGCATGGTGCTCGCCCAGTACTACACGTTCGTCCGCTACGGCCATGAGGGCTACCGGGGCGTCATGGAGGTGCTGCAGGCCAACGCGCGCCGGCTGGCGGAGCGCATCGTCGCGACCGGCCACTTCGAGCTCGTCGGCGACCCGGGCGCCGAGCAGCTCCCACTCGTCGCCTTCAGGCTGAAGGAGGCCGATCGCGCGTACGACGAGTTCGACGTCGCTTCCCAGCTGGCCGCCGAGCGCGGCTGGATGGTGCCGGCGTACACGCTCCCGCCGAACGCCGACCACACGACGATCATGCGCGTCCTCGTCAAGCGCTCGCTCGGCCATTCGCTCGCCGAGACCCTGGCCGCCGACATCGCCCAGGCCTGCGCGACGCTCGACGTCAAGGGTGGCCTGCACGAGCTGGACCGCCGGCGGGTGAAGACGGGTACCGGCTACTGATCGCCCTGGCGACGGTCGTGCAGGCCGAGCGCCGCGGGCACGTCGACGTCGAGCTCGCGAGCTTCGACGAGCGCCTCGTCAAGGCCCGCGGGAACCTGGCCTAGAACGACGACGGGCCGCGCAAGGCGGCCCGTCGAGTGAAGCTATTCAGCCGCGGGGATCAGCCGCAGCCGGTGTTGTTGCCGCAGGACGAGCACGTGTAGCACGAGCCCGTGCGCTGCATCATGCCGCCGCAGTTGTTGCAGGCCGGGCCCAGGTCCAGGCCGACCATCTTCACCGGGACGACCGGCGGGGTCTCGGTCAGCGCCGCGGTGGCCGGGACGGCCGTGACCGGGGCCGCCGGGGCCGGGGCGAGCGCCTTGGGGGCGCCGTTGCCGTTCGCCGGGCCGGCCGTGTCGGACGAGGGCGCGGTGTTCTGCGCGATCGCCTTGGCACGGACCTCCTGCGTGAGGATGCCGAGCTCCTCCTGGGTGTCGGCGTCCAGGAAGCGCGAGGCGAGCCAGCGCATGATGTAGTCCGGCATCGACTTGGCGAACGGGATCTCCGGGTTGGTGGTGATCCCTTCCGGCTCGAAGCGCATGTAGGCGAACTTGCGGACCAGCGTCTCCAGCGGCACGCCGTACTGCAGCGAGATCGAGATCGCCGTCGCGAACGAGTTCATCATGCCGCGGAGGGTCGAGCCCTCCTTGCCGATGTCCGTCAGGAAGATCTCGCCGACCGAGCCGTCCTCGTACATGCCGGCCGTGATGTAGCCCTCGTGGCCGCCGAGCGAGAACTTGTGGGTGAGCGACTTGCGCTCGCGCGGCATGCGCTTGCGCAGCGGCTCGTCCTCGCGGGCGAGCGCCTTGTCGACGGCCTTCTTGACCGCGACCGCCACCAGCTCGTCGACCTCGGTCTGCGTGAAGATCTCCTCGCCGGCCTCCAGAGCGGCCTCGGCCTTGGCCGGGAGCTCCTTGGAGTCCTGCGCGTCGGTGCGCAGCGCCTGGGCGGTCTTCGAGCCGTCGCGGTAGATGGCCAGCGCCTTGACGCCGAGCTTCCACGCGTTGATGTAGGCCTCGGCGATGTCCTCCACCGTCGAGTCCTGCGGCATGTTGACCGTCTTGGAGATCGCGCCCGACAGGAACGGCTGGACCGCGCCCATCATCTTCACGTGGCCGGCGGCGGAGATCGCGCGCTGGCCGACCGCCACGTCGAACACCTCGAGGTGCTCGCCCGCGAGGCCCGGGGCGCCGACGATCGTGCCGTGCTCGGCGACGTAGGCCTCGATCTGCTCGATCGCCGCCTCGCCGTAGCCCAGCGTGCGCAGCGCCATCGGCACCGTGCGGTTGGCGATGATCATCGTCCCGCCGCCGACGAGCTCCTTGTACTTGACGAGCGAGAAGTCCGGCTCGATGCCCGTCGTGTCGCAGTCCATCAGGAACGAGATCGTGCCCGTGGGCGCGAGCACCGTCGCCTGCGCGTTGCGGTAGCCGTAGAGCTCGCCCAGCGCGACCGCGTCGTTCCACGTCTCGCGCGCGGCGGCCAGCAGCTGCGTGTCGCCGACCGCGGCGTCCGGCACGGCGTACGACGCGTCACGGTGCATGCGCATGACGGCGTTGTGCGCCTCGCGGTTCTCCGCGTAGCGGTCGTACGGGCCCATGGCGCCGGCGATCTTGGCCGACTGCGCGTAGGCGCGGCCGGTCATCAGCGCCGTGATGGCGGCGGCGGCGCCGCGACCCT is a genomic window containing:
- the fdhD gene encoding formate dehydrogenase accessory sulfurtransferase FdhD, producing MSGPLTRPVEHDGVDDEVAIEEPLEIRVDGAPLAVTMRTPGHDEELALGFLYGEGLIDGPRAAGPTEDFAGNIVEVTGPLTRDPSARSFYTTSSCGVCGKGALEEVAIHAPELPPGPTIPRALLADLPERLHQPGFERTGGLHATGRFTPDGELLCVREDVGRHNAMDKVIGRALLDGALPLHGDVLCVSGRLSFELVQKAAVAGAPILVGVGAPTSLAVSLAQDRGLTLAGFARRGGVNVYTRPDRIT
- a CDS encoding LVIVD repeat-containing protein, coding for MRGRGLVLGALGASLVFAAPAFGAQKNVELVKQITEAKNATAINFLEYRDGWRGKRTVMLVTGRFGLKSYDIGNPAKPQLLDELSAERLKLEGDPDVDFGPPDTSAPRSTFWQNEDMDVDQDRKLVLLSRDPRAYAGSTTREPGEPDPNGATNIAGVYIVDAKDPEALRLLAFQPLPTGHTTTCVNGCRALWTGGPASTTRQQTELGWTGGRPIIVTDLSDPRRPRAFPMQPVDLFRRDGVTAYSHDVQVDDAGIAWVSGDGGTRGYYTDGVHYDPLERRHRHATALKPVPYGGGGIGPEHTNDSNGGFMHNAWRPIGKDAPRGDDRYRKGELLLMTEEDFGPAPEACSKQGKFTIASIKGSLNGEAWKSTPTTKFRMPVVGSWSPYGQEGSRLEGQYAPLANFCSAHYFDVDGSTVTYAWYGEGTRLLDISDPANPRQFAYWRPDDGIVWASYLRDGYIYTADRTRGVDILRLTGGAKAARAAKQDLVAPSPSAKQRAFIAAQASDLIADPDTFGLCFLPST
- a CDS encoding glutamate decarboxylase — protein: MTLENPAVPYGDAFLRASAPDGRLPDAGMPASEALRLIESEMVLDGIPERNLATFVTTWMEPEAVQVVTDNLARNYIDHAEYPQTAEIEQRCVRMLGDLFHAPGPTTGTRTQGSSEAIMLGALSLKWQWRRRREAAGQAADRPNLVFGADVHVVWEKFCRYFDVEPRIIPLRPDKLTIGPEDVEPHVDEHTIGVAAVLGTTFTGHADDIAGIDALLGRLRAERGLEVPMHVDAASGGFVWPFLHPDTPWDFRLASVRSINVSGHKYGLVYPGLGWLVFRTPEDLPDDLVFYENYLGKRDATFTLNFSTGASMVLAQYYTFVRYGHEGYRGVMEVLQANARRLAERIVATGHFELVGDPGAEQLPLVAFRLKEADRAYDEFDVASQLAAERGWMVPAYTLPPNADHTTIMRVLVKRSLGHSLAETLAADIAQACATLDVKGGLHELDRRRVKTGTGY
- a CDS encoding heavy metal translocating P-type ATPase, whose product is MSTIELPITGMTCASCANRIERKLNKLEGVSASVNYATEKATVSYDADAVAPEALVGAVEAAGYHAVLPADEPATSDEVDELAPLRQRLILSAVLSLPVLLVSMIPALQFDNWQWLALTAASPVVLWGAWPFHRAAWLNLRHGTATMDTLISVGTLAAWLWSLYALVLGEAGMAGMRMSFDLIPEQGEGADHIYLETAAVVTTFILAGRYFEARAKRRAGSALKALLELGAKEVTLADGRVVPVEALQIGDDFLVRPGEKIATDGVVVEGHSAVDLSLLTGESVPVEVGPGDDVVGATVNAGGRLVVRASKVGADTALAQIARLVTDAQSGKAPVQRLADRVAGVFVPIVIALAVATLGFWLGTGESATFAFTAAVAVLIIACPCALGLATPVALMVGTGRGAQLGLLIKGPEVLESTRRVDTIVLDKTGTVTTGRMTLVDVAVDGVSRDEALRLIGALESASEHPVGRAIADAARSDAPIVAFSNREGLGVEGVVEGRAVAAGRPTMFAAPVPAGPLADALADATAAGRTAVVGAVDGRPVAVFTVADTVKPTSREAVDRLRALGLRPVLLTGDNEATARAVAAEVGIDEVIADVMPADKADVVKRLQDEGRVVAMVGDGVNDAPALAQADLGLAIGTGTDVAIEASDLTLVSGDLRAAPDAIRLSRATLRTIKQNLAWAFGYNVAAIPLAAVGLLNPVIAGAAMAFSSVSVVANALRLRRFR
- a CDS encoding RNA 2'-phosphotransferase; its protein translation is MDDRRRVKVSKYLSKHLRHDPERLGLTLAPGGWVGVDELLRACGAHRFAVTRAELDEVVAKSEKQRFAFDETGERIRANQGHSVAVDLQLEPTAPPEQLYHGTGAGSVDSILATGLERRGRHHVHLSADAETARRVGMRHGRPVVLSVAAGEMARAGHAFFVSTNGVWLVDAVPPAFLRRA
- a CDS encoding VOC family protein, which codes for MTDITGVDFVAIMTKDHDAAVKFYGETLGLPFVKQWGNMPGSEFQAGNLTLAVMQPDAFGFEWSPSSTMIALQVDDVAAARKRLEDAGVQFRGEILDSGVCHQSFFADPDGNPLNLHHRYAPK
- a CDS encoding vitamin B12-dependent ribonucleotide reductase, with protein sequence MEKTSPQTTLTQPTRAPEALSVRRLFTRPGVHPYEAVEWESRTAAVGSFRQDDVEFPKSWSQNSTNIVAQKYFRGQLNSPTRERSVKQMINRVSGTIADWGRERGYFASEEDGDTFEAELTHILLHQIAAFNSPVWFNVGFEESPQCSACFILSVDDTMDSILDWNTREGRIFRGGSGSGINLSNIRGSMEPLAKGGTASGPVSFMRGADSWAGTIKSGGKTRRAAKMVVLDVDHPDIREFIWCKAKEEDKAAALRDAGFDMSIDGDGFHSIQYQNANNSVRVTDEFMQAVEDDADWHLIARTTGEPVGEPVKARELMREIAEAAWRCADPGVQYDTTINQWHTSPNSGRINASNPCSEYMHVDDSACNLASLNLMKFRRPDGTFDTQAFEHAVDIVFLAQEIVVSPSSYPTEEIGKNARAFRQLGLGYANLGAFLMANGFAYDSDEGRGAAAAITALMTGRAYAQSAKIAGAMGPYDRYAENREAHNAVMRMHRDASYAVPDAAVGDTQLLAAARETWNDAVALGELYGYRNAQATVLAPTGTISFLMDCDTTGIEPDFSLVKYKELVGGGTMIIANRTVPMALRTLGYGEAAIEQIEAYVAEHGTIVGAPGLAGEHLEVFDVAVGQRAISAAGHVKMMGAVQPFLSGAISKTVNMPQDSTVEDIAEAYINAWKLGVKALAIYRDGSKTAQALRTDAQDSKELPAKAEAALEAGEEIFTQTEVDELVAVAVKKAVDKALAREDEPLRKRMPRERKSLTHKFSLGGHEGYITAGMYEDGSVGEIFLTDIGKEGSTLRGMMNSFATAISISLQYGVPLETLVRKFAYMRFEPEGITTNPEIPFAKSMPDYIMRWLASRFLDADTQEELGILTQEVRAKAIAQNTAPSSDTAGPANGNGAPKALAPAPAAPVTAVPATAALTETPPVVPVKMVGLDLGPACNNCGGMMQRTGSCYTCSSCGNNTGCG
- a CDS encoding SDR family NAD(P)-dependent oxidoreductase encodes the protein MSQVIAVFGAGPGLGASVARRFGREGYRVALVARRLAPLEALAAELAEEGIEAAPFSVDLTDQAAALVTLEAIHARFGRIDALYYAPVPEGAFIAARDLRAADIRPLVELLVFTPIELINAVVPELVDRGSGAIVVGHGASAVHPHPGMSGPGVPMAATRNYLHSLNGELADAGVYVGTIAIQAMIAGSAAHAALTSGDLDLGGADFPVVQPADLAEAVWELVTRRDRVELVHP
- a CDS encoding TetR/AcrR family transcriptional regulator, with product MRADAQRNLDRLKAAALDVFRERGLDSPLEEIAKRAGVSVGTLYNRFDSREGLIDAVVPELLVTNLAQVRQDADGADDAWTRAERYLHGLLEMQIANPALSDAIARAHPGSPEVIALCDAAVDECSRLLDAARAGGPEFGRDDVGAWLLANAALIKGGGADAARRMLAVLLAGLRAP